From the Acidovorax carolinensis genome, one window contains:
- the lptA gene encoding lipopolysaccharide transport periplasmic protein LptA, with product MKNRFLSILLLTALACAPGVGLAEKADRNKPMNIEADALRHDELKQTSVFTGRVVMTKGSIVLRGARLDVRQDADGYQYGVVTAEPGKRAFFRQKRDTPAGAPDEFIEGESEIIEYDGKADNVRFITRAEMRRYRESVVTDDVSGAVIVYNNLTDVFTVDGQKKSAASAPGDAPAPGGRVRAVLSPAKEQPAGVAAPAPAASGPVLRPSNSLGGASK from the coding sequence ATGAAAAATAGATTCCTCTCGATCCTGCTGCTGACGGCCCTGGCCTGCGCCCCTGGCGTGGGCCTTGCCGAAAAAGCCGACCGCAACAAGCCCATGAACATCGAGGCCGATGCGTTGCGCCACGATGAGCTCAAGCAGACCAGTGTGTTCACGGGCCGGGTGGTCATGACCAAGGGTTCCATCGTGCTGCGGGGCGCGCGGCTCGATGTGCGCCAGGATGCCGATGGCTACCAATATGGCGTGGTGACGGCCGAGCCAGGCAAGCGCGCGTTCTTCCGGCAAAAGCGCGACACCCCGGCCGGCGCACCCGACGAGTTCATCGAAGGCGAGAGCGAAATCATCGAGTACGACGGCAAGGCCGACAACGTGCGCTTCATCACCCGCGCCGAGATGCGCCGCTATCGTGAATCGGTGGTGACCGATGACGTGTCGGGCGCCGTCATCGTCTACAACAACCTGACCGACGTGTTCACGGTCGATGGCCAGAAAAAGTCGGCTGCAAGCGCGCCGGGCGATGCACCCGCCCCGGGCGGACGCGTGCGCGCCGTGCTGTCTCCGGCCAAGGAGCAGCCTGCCGGCGTTGCGGCCCCGGCGCCGGCGGCCAGCGGTCCGGTGCTGCGTCCCAGCAACTCGCTCGGCGGTGCAAGCAAGTGA
- a CDS encoding UPF0149 family protein, whose product MNTPHQEPSDAAAASAAPALGPDELDEIDTLLDDLRTRGEEIPQWEFCDGFLTALICSRRPIPPSEYLPMLLGDGSAIDLAEGEALPLLPAFADAAQQARFIELWMRRWNEVEAQLDAPVETLDDDRTFQPEAMDMRGAVASLPEDQRAEMAGQEIPSFGQVWALGFMFAVENWPEDWAAPRDKEAAKWLDDALDSIVALTEDDTGKPEVCMFSEDGPPSTSQARVETFGEAIWAVYDLRQLWKSLGPRIETVRKLPEPGRNEPCWCGSGKKFKKCHGA is encoded by the coding sequence ATGAACACCCCCCACCAAGAACCCTCTGACGCCGCCGCCGCATCGGCCGCACCGGCCCTGGGCCCCGATGAACTGGACGAGATCGACACGCTGCTCGATGACCTGCGCACGCGGGGCGAAGAAATTCCGCAGTGGGAGTTCTGCGACGGCTTTTTGACGGCGCTGATCTGCAGCCGCCGCCCCATCCCGCCGTCGGAATACCTGCCCATGCTGCTGGGCGATGGCTCGGCCATCGATCTGGCCGAAGGCGAGGCGCTGCCCTTGCTGCCGGCGTTTGCCGATGCGGCCCAGCAGGCGCGGTTCATCGAGCTGTGGATGCGCCGCTGGAACGAGGTCGAGGCGCAGCTCGACGCCCCGGTCGAAACGCTGGACGACGACCGCACCTTCCAGCCCGAGGCCATGGACATGCGCGGCGCCGTGGCCAGCCTGCCCGAAGACCAGCGCGCCGAAATGGCCGGCCAGGAGATACCCTCGTTTGGCCAGGTGTGGGCGCTGGGCTTCATGTTCGCCGTGGAAAACTGGCCCGAAGACTGGGCCGCCCCGCGCGACAAGGAAGCCGCCAAGTGGCTCGACGATGCGCTCGACAGCATCGTCGCCCTGACCGAGGACGACACCGGCAAGCCCGAGGTCTGCATGTTCAGCGAGGACGGCCCGCCCAGCACCAGCCAGGCCCGCGTGGAAACCTTTGGCGAAGCCATCTGGGCCGTGTACGACCTGCGCCAGCTGTGGAAAAGCCTGGGCCCGCGCATCGAAACCGTGCGCAAGCTGCCCGAACCCGGCCGCAACGAACCCTGCTGGTGCGGCAGCGGCAAAAAATTCAAGAAGTGCCACGGGGCCTGA
- a CDS encoding CinA family protein has protein sequence MDISGQLLARGWMLATAESCTGGMIAAACTDLAGSSQWFERGFVTYSNAAKTEMLGVPAPLIEQHGAVSEPVARAMAEGAVAHAHAQVALAVTGVAGPTGGSADKPVGTVWFGWRANGRTTSERQLFAGNRAQVRAATLRHGLQRLAQLLRA, from the coding sequence ATGGATATTTCAGGCCAGCTGCTGGCGCGCGGCTGGATGCTGGCCACCGCCGAAAGCTGCACCGGCGGCATGATCGCCGCCGCCTGCACCGACCTGGCGGGCTCCAGCCAGTGGTTCGAGCGCGGCTTTGTCACCTATTCCAACGCCGCCAAGACCGAGATGCTGGGCGTGCCCGCCCCGCTGATAGAGCAGCACGGCGCCGTCAGCGAGCCCGTGGCCCGCGCCATGGCCGAAGGCGCCGTGGCGCACGCGCACGCCCAGGTGGCGCTGGCCGTGACCGGCGTGGCCGGCCCCACGGGCGGCAGCGCCGACAAGCCCGTGGGCACGGTGTGGTTTGGCTGGCGCGCGAACGGGCGCACCACCAGCGAGCGCCAGCTGTTCGCCGGCAACCGCGCCCAGGTGCGCGCCGCAACGCTGCGGCACGGCCTGCAGCGGCTGGCGCAATTGCTGCGCGCCTGA
- a CDS encoding phosphatidylglycerophosphatase A, with amino-acid sequence MLQHPAHCIALGFGAGLSPKAPGTVGTLWAWLAFLVLQHWLGTQQMGLLIGAGTLVGWWACTVTARHMGVSDPGSIVWDEVVAFWLVLWLAMPMGLWGQAVAFALFRYFDAAKPGPVGWADQLFKGFGWRGGWGILFDDFVAAFCTLLVIAVWRFFW; translated from the coding sequence ATGCTGCAGCACCCGGCGCACTGCATTGCGCTGGGCTTTGGCGCGGGCCTGAGCCCCAAGGCGCCGGGCACCGTGGGCACCCTGTGGGCCTGGCTGGCCTTTCTGGTGCTGCAGCACTGGCTGGGCACGCAGCAAATGGGCCTGCTGATCGGCGCGGGCACGCTGGTGGGCTGGTGGGCCTGCACCGTCACCGCGCGGCACATGGGTGTATCCGACCCTGGCAGCATCGTCTGGGACGAGGTCGTGGCCTTCTGGCTGGTGCTGTGGCTGGCCATGCCCATGGGGCTGTGGGGCCAGGCCGTAGCGTTTGCCCTGTTTCGCTACTTTGACGCCGCCAAACCCGGGCCCGTGGGCTGGGCCGATCAGCTGTTCAAGGGCTTTGGCTGGCGCGGCGGCTGGGGCATCTTGTTCGACGACTTTGTGGCGGCGTTCTGCACGCTGCTGGTGATCGCGGTGTGGAGGTTCTTCTGGTGA
- a CDS encoding thiol:disulfide interchange protein DsbA/DsbL translates to MKRREFSLSTASVVASSALTLPLATPAMAQARQFKEGKDYTKLAKPLTPDAPAGKVDVIEFFWYSCPHCNSFEPTLDAWVKAAPKDLSIRRIPVAFNASFVPQQKLYFTLEGMGKLDTLHAKVFRAIHVEKLKLAKDEDIFAWVAQQGVDAAKFKEVYTSFTVASQVRRASALQEGYGVEGVPSMGVAGRFYTDGTMAGSMQTVLQVVEYLAGVARKG, encoded by the coding sequence ATGAAACGCCGCGAGTTTTCCCTGTCCACCGCTTCGGTGGTTGCCTCTTCCGCCCTGACCCTGCCGCTGGCCACGCCGGCCATGGCACAGGCGCGCCAGTTCAAGGAGGGCAAGGACTACACCAAGCTCGCCAAGCCGTTGACGCCCGATGCGCCCGCCGGCAAGGTGGATGTGATCGAGTTCTTCTGGTACAGCTGCCCGCACTGCAATTCCTTTGAGCCCACGCTGGATGCCTGGGTCAAGGCGGCCCCCAAGGACCTGAGCATCCGCCGCATTCCGGTGGCGTTCAATGCCAGCTTTGTGCCGCAGCAAAAGCTGTATTTCACGCTCGAAGGCATGGGCAAACTCGATACGCTGCACGCCAAGGTGTTCCGCGCCATCCATGTCGAAAAGCTCAAGCTCGCCAAGGACGAGGACATCTTTGCCTGGGTGGCCCAGCAGGGCGTGGACGCCGCCAAGTTCAAGGAGGTCTACACATCCTTCACCGTGGCCAGCCAGGTACGCCGTGCCTCGGCGCTGCAAGAGGGCTATGGCGTGGAGGGCGTTCCCTCGATGGGCGTTGCTGGCCGGTTCTATACCGATGGCACCATGGCCGGCAGCATGCAGACCGTGCTGCAGGTGGTGGAGTATCTGGCGGGCGTGGCGCGCAAGGGCTGA
- a CDS encoding SPOR domain-containing protein, with translation MKKKQTGGTTIGFIVGVIVGLGAALAVAVYVTKVPVPFLNKGGLRGVDQDAAEAQKNKNWDPNSPLYGKNPARPPAPAAAASASPNGAAPAAEVTAARTPASKPATADAKPATKVETKQAPSADPLGDLAKARSAAVDPFDYFVQAGAFPSQSGADAQRAKLAMLGWEARVSEREQNGRTVYRVRVGPFSKRDDAEQLKEKLESAGVESAMVRVQR, from the coding sequence ATGAAGAAAAAACAGACGGGTGGCACCACCATCGGCTTCATTGTCGGGGTCATCGTGGGCCTGGGCGCTGCCCTGGCCGTGGCCGTGTATGTGACCAAGGTGCCCGTGCCCTTCCTGAACAAGGGCGGCCTGCGTGGCGTGGACCAGGACGCCGCCGAAGCCCAGAAGAACAAGAACTGGGACCCCAATTCGCCGCTCTACGGCAAAAACCCCGCGCGCCCGCCCGCCCCTGCCGCGGCCGCCTCGGCCAGTCCCAATGGCGCGGCACCGGCCGCCGAAGTCACCGCTGCGCGTACCCCCGCCAGCAAGCCTGCGACGGCAGACGCCAAGCCGGCCACCAAGGTCGAAACCAAGCAGGCACCCTCGGCGGACCCGCTGGGCGATCTGGCCAAGGCCCGGTCGGCGGCGGTGGATCCGTTTGATTATTTTGTGCAGGCCGGTGCGTTCCCCAGCCAGTCGGGGGCCGATGCCCAGCGCGCCAAGCTGGCCATGCTGGGCTGGGAGGCCCGCGTGAGCGAGCGCGAACAGAATGGCCGCACCGTGTACCGTGTGCGCGTCGGCCCTTTTTCCAAGCGCGACGATGCCGAGCAGCTGAAGGAAAAACTGGAAAGCGCCGGCGTCGAGTCCGCGATGGTGCGTGTCCAGCGCTAG
- a CDS encoding SulP family inorganic anion transporter gives MADLSLQRLRAEWAPSIPRELLAGAVATFALIPEVIAFSFVAGVDPSVGLFASFVISIVIAFFGGRPAMVSAAAGSVALVAAPLMASHGLGYLLAAGLLAGLVQILFGAMRLGVLVRFVSSSVRTGFVNALAVLIFAAQLPHLSGANPATWALLALGLALIYGLPWLGKAFTVIPPPLVCVLVLTVLVASLGLPVATVGDLGKLPDSLPMFALPEVPIAWETLRIIALPAMAIAMVGLLESVLTAAVVDEMTDTPSDKNRECTGLGVANVAASLFGGIAGCGMIGQAVGNVKYGGRGRLSTLFAGVFLLVLMVLLKPWVSQVPVIALVAIMVMVSVETFDWKSLRTLVRHPRLSSAVTLATMAVTIATHNLAAGVLVGVVLSGVFFAVKVSHMLEVRSEDDAASGLRTWRVRGQVFFASADAFIEAFDILSAEHRPVRIDVAQAHFWDITAVAALEKVVERLRHHGCTVEVVELNTASAVLIDRLGATPS, from the coding sequence ATGGCTGATTTGTCACTCCAACGCCTGCGCGCCGAATGGGCGCCCAGCATTCCGCGTGAACTGCTCGCCGGGGCGGTGGCCACGTTTGCGCTGATCCCCGAGGTGATTGCGTTCTCCTTTGTCGCGGGTGTGGACCCGTCGGTGGGGTTGTTTGCCTCGTTCGTCATCAGCATCGTGATCGCCTTTTTTGGTGGGCGGCCGGCCATGGTGTCTGCGGCAGCCGGCTCGGTGGCGCTGGTGGCTGCGCCGCTGATGGCTTCGCATGGGCTGGGCTACCTGCTGGCGGCGGGCCTGCTCGCGGGGCTGGTGCAAATCCTGTTTGGTGCAATGCGTCTGGGGGTGCTGGTGCGCTTTGTCTCCAGCTCGGTACGCACCGGTTTTGTGAACGCGTTGGCGGTGCTGATTTTTGCGGCCCAGCTGCCGCACCTGAGCGGCGCCAACCCGGCCACCTGGGCCCTGCTGGCGCTGGGCCTGGCGCTGATTTATGGTCTGCCCTGGCTGGGCAAGGCCTTCACGGTGATTCCGCCGCCGCTGGTCTGCGTGCTGGTGCTCACCGTGCTGGTGGCCAGCCTGGGCCTGCCGGTGGCCACTGTGGGCGACCTGGGCAAGTTGCCCGACTCCTTGCCCATGTTCGCGCTGCCCGAGGTGCCCATCGCCTGGGAAACGCTGCGCATCATCGCCCTGCCAGCCATGGCGATTGCCATGGTGGGCCTGTTGGAGTCGGTTCTGACGGCGGCGGTGGTCGATGAAATGACCGACACCCCCAGCGACAAAAATCGCGAATGCACGGGCCTGGGCGTGGCCAATGTGGCGGCCAGCCTGTTTGGCGGTATTGCCGGTTGCGGAATGATCGGCCAGGCGGTCGGCAATGTGAAATATGGCGGGCGCGGTCGACTGTCCACCCTGTTTGCCGGCGTGTTCCTGCTGGTGCTGATGGTGCTGCTCAAGCCCTGGGTCTCGCAGGTGCCGGTGATCGCCCTGGTGGCGATCATGGTGATGGTGTCGGTCGAAACCTTCGACTGGAAATCCCTGCGCACCCTGGTGCGTCACCCTCGCCTGTCCAGCGCTGTCACGCTGGCCACCATGGCGGTGACGATCGCCACCCACAATCTGGCCGCCGGTGTGCTGGTGGGCGTTGTGCTCAGTGGCGTGTTCTTTGCGGTCAAGGTCTCACACATGCTCGAAGTGCGCAGCGAGGACGACGCCGCCTCGGGCCTGCGCACCTGGCGGGTGCGGGGGCAGGTGTTTTTTGCCTCGGCCGATGCTTTTATCGAGGCCTTCGACATTCTTTCCGCCGAGCACAGGCCCGTGCGCATCGACGTGGCCCAGGCGCATTTCTGGGACATCACTGCGGTGGCCGCCCTGGAGAAGGTGGTGGAGCGCCTGCGCCACCACGGTTGCACCGTGGAGGTTGTGGAGCTGAACACCGCCAGCGCGGTGCTGATCGACCGCCTGGGCGCCACCCCGTCCTGA
- a CDS encoding RNA polymerase factor sigma-54 produces MKPGLSLRVSQHLSLTPQLQQSIRLLQLSTLELSQEVEQMLDENPFLERTAEEAPREEFGLEAADTPAQADDYSADDAMYSGAAGASSTSAEGQNDAETPSASADEPDWSGDGTVEMAPNDAEWGGDAPARNRNDSDGDEADATELARSHESLTSFLHRQALALRLSEIDRAALRFLIESLNDDGYLEEPLEELATGLAGEGNLEQIDELVHRFTVAQRLLQSLEPVGVGARNLAECLTLQLTALAADENSAIDPDTVQTALRICQQPLEMLARRDIRRLTQLCGDGEERTRAAMALIARLEPRPGRRFADVERNIIVPDVIVRKAGRANGRDGQHNFIVQLNPDVMPRLRVHDIYAGALRGHKGGEGHQGMQQRLQEARWFIKNIQQRFDTILRVSRAIVERQKNFFTHGELAMRPLVLRDIADELGLHESTISRVTTAKYMATPIGTYELKYFFGSGLGTETGGNASSTAVRALIKQFVAAENPAKPLSDSQIAEMLKEQGIECARRTVAKYREALKIAPANLRKAL; encoded by the coding sequence ATGAAACCGGGTCTTTCGCTGCGCGTTTCGCAGCACCTGTCGCTCACGCCGCAGTTGCAGCAATCCATCCGGCTGTTGCAGCTGTCGACGCTGGAGCTGTCGCAGGAAGTCGAGCAGATGCTCGATGAAAACCCGTTTCTGGAGCGCACCGCCGAAGAAGCGCCGCGCGAGGAATTTGGCCTGGAGGCGGCCGACACCCCCGCGCAGGCCGACGACTACAGCGCCGATGACGCTATGTATTCAGGAGCTGCTGGCGCAAGCAGTACAAGCGCTGAGGGCCAAAATGATGCTGAAACCCCCAGCGCCAGCGCGGATGAGCCCGACTGGAGCGGCGACGGCACCGTGGAAATGGCGCCCAACGATGCCGAGTGGGGTGGCGATGCACCCGCCCGCAACCGCAACGACTCCGACGGCGACGAGGCCGATGCCACCGAGCTGGCGCGCTCGCACGAGTCGCTCACGTCCTTTCTGCACCGTCAGGCCCTGGCGCTGCGCCTGTCCGAGATCGACCGCGCCGCGCTGCGTTTTCTGATCGAATCGCTGAACGACGATGGCTACCTCGAAGAACCACTTGAAGAGCTGGCCACGGGCCTGGCCGGCGAGGGCAACCTGGAGCAGATCGACGAGCTGGTGCACCGTTTCACCGTGGCGCAACGCCTGCTGCAAAGCCTGGAGCCCGTGGGCGTGGGCGCGCGCAACCTGGCCGAATGCCTGACGCTGCAGCTGACCGCCCTGGCCGCCGATGAAAACAGCGCGATCGACCCCGACACCGTGCAGACCGCTCTGCGCATCTGCCAGCAGCCGCTGGAGATGCTGGCGCGCCGCGACATCCGCCGCCTGACGCAGCTGTGTGGCGATGGCGAGGAGCGCACCCGCGCCGCCATGGCGCTGATTGCCCGCCTGGAGCCGCGCCCCGGCCGCCGCTTTGCCGATGTCGAGCGCAACATCATCGTGCCCGACGTCATCGTGCGCAAGGCGGGCCGTGCCAACGGCCGCGATGGCCAGCACAACTTCATCGTTCAGCTCAATCCCGACGTGATGCCGCGCCTGCGCGTGCACGACATCTACGCCGGCGCTCTGCGCGGTCACAAGGGCGGCGAGGGCCACCAGGGCATGCAGCAGCGCCTGCAGGAGGCGCGCTGGTTCATCAAGAACATCCAGCAGCGCTTTGACACCATCCTGCGCGTCTCCCGCGCCATCGTCGAGCGGCAGAAGAATTTTTTCACCCACGGCGAGCTGGCCATGCGCCCGCTGGTGCTGCGCGACATCGCCGACGAGCTGGGCCTGCACGAGTCCACCATCAGCCGCGTGACCACCGCCAAGTACATGGCCACGCCGATCGGTACCTATGAGCTCAAATACTTCTTTGGCTCGGGCCTGGGCACCGAGACCGGCGGCAATGCCTCCAGCACGGCGGTGCGTGCGCTGATCAAGCAGTTCGTCGCCGCTGAAAACCCCGCCAAGCCGCTGTCCGACAGCCAGATCGCCGAGATGCTCAAGGAGCAGGGCATCGAGTGCGCGCGCCGCACGGTGGCCAAGTACCGCGAGGCGCTCAAGATCGCGCCCGCCAACCTGCGCAAGGCGCTCTAG
- a CDS encoding acyl-CoA thioesterase, which produces MARIVFDLPPHFGFATEMQIYISHVNQGGHLDNAQLLTLVSEARVRFFQSLGYPEADVGGLSIVVGDIVAQYKSEGFHGETMRVEMAPADFNRYGFDLVFRMTEKTSGREVARGKIGIVFIGKADRKVAPIPESIRQLLLLKA; this is translated from the coding sequence ATGGCCCGCATCGTTTTCGACCTTCCCCCGCATTTCGGTTTTGCCACCGAGATGCAGATCTACATCAGCCACGTCAACCAGGGCGGGCACCTGGACAACGCACAGCTGCTCACGTTGGTGTCCGAAGCGCGCGTGCGCTTCTTCCAGTCGCTGGGCTACCCCGAGGCGGACGTGGGCGGCCTGTCCATCGTGGTGGGCGACATCGTGGCGCAGTACAAGTCCGAGGGTTTCCACGGCGAGACGATGCGCGTGGAGATGGCGCCAGCGGACTTCAACCGCTATGGTTTCGACCTCGTCTTTCGCATGACCGAGAAGACATCGGGCCGCGAGGTGGCGCGCGGCAAGATCGGCATCGTCTTCATCGGCAAGGCAGACCGCAAGGTGGCGCCGATTCCCGAGTCCATCCGCCAGTTGCTGCTGCTCAAGGCCTGA
- a CDS encoding universal stress protein, which yields MYEKILVPFDGSPTSEQALKEAAGLALKLGAQVRLLHIIDPLTHAVGFVRPEVYRSDFLPAAMKGAETMLRTACDQLTAQGIQAEIRLLENLDAQVATLVIDEARQWGARLIVLGTQGRRGLARMFLGSDAEQIARTAPVPVLLVRLPADVQSAASA from the coding sequence ATGTACGAAAAAATCCTGGTTCCCTTCGACGGCAGCCCGACCTCTGAACAAGCCCTGAAAGAAGCCGCCGGCCTGGCGCTGAAATTGGGGGCGCAGGTGCGCCTGCTGCACATCATCGATCCGCTGACGCACGCGGTCGGCTTTGTGCGCCCCGAGGTCTATCGGAGCGACTTCCTCCCCGCCGCCATGAAAGGCGCCGAGACCATGCTGCGCACGGCCTGCGATCAGCTCACCGCGCAAGGCATCCAGGCCGAAATCCGCCTGCTGGAAAACCTGGACGCCCAGGTGGCAACGCTCGTGATCGATGAAGCCCGGCAATGGGGCGCCCGCCTGATCGTGCTGGGCACCCAGGGACGGCGGGGCCTGGCGCGCATGTTCCTGGGCAGCGACGCCGAGCAGATTGCGCGCACCGCCCCCGTGCCGGTGCTGCTGGTGCGCCTGCCTGCCGACGTACAGTCTGCCGCGTCCGCCTGA
- a CDS encoding THUMP domain-containing class I SAM-dependent RNA methyltransferase translates to MNQLQLFLPCAAGVESYLADEVHAITGLTGQDLLTGRGGVLLRASWRDALLLNLHSRLAQRVLVQLAHRPYRSENDLYAAASDVAWEIWFTTRQTFKVEVTAQHSPLQSLNFAGLKVKDAVADRFRAKTGVRPDVNTQWPDVRIHLHLTTDEATIYIDTSGEPLFKRGWREDKGDAPLKETLAAAMIAASGWDPLGDHPVPLYDPCCGSGTIAIEAAQIACRIPAGMLRRFAFEKMLPFQTHVWSAIKIEAESAIQKSAVPLFGSDVAHRMVDFAQRNAERAGVADAVQLRGGDALQRMPPCEQPGVMLLNPPYGERIAAAGTAGQNANERAAERALGASVGREAAHTDDGGEFFSQLAAHWKKNYAGWQAWMLTPDLKLPGKMRLKESRRVPMWNGPIECRLFRFDMVKGSVRAPRDGAAPATPKAHGG, encoded by the coding sequence ATGAACCAACTCCAACTTTTTCTTCCCTGCGCCGCCGGCGTCGAGAGCTATCTGGCCGACGAGGTGCACGCCATCACCGGCCTCACGGGGCAAGACCTGCTCACCGGCCGGGGCGGCGTGCTGCTGCGCGCGTCGTGGCGCGATGCGCTGCTGCTCAACCTGCACAGCCGCCTGGCGCAACGCGTGCTGGTGCAGCTGGCGCACCGTCCCTATCGCTCTGAAAACGACCTGTATGCCGCCGCCAGCGATGTGGCCTGGGAGATCTGGTTCACCACGCGCCAGACCTTCAAGGTCGAAGTGACGGCCCAGCACAGCCCGCTGCAGAGCCTGAATTTCGCGGGCCTCAAGGTCAAGGACGCCGTGGCCGACCGCTTTCGCGCCAAGACCGGCGTGCGCCCCGACGTGAACACGCAGTGGCCGGACGTGCGCATCCACCTGCACCTGACCACCGACGAGGCCACGATCTACATCGACACCTCGGGCGAGCCGCTGTTCAAGCGCGGCTGGCGCGAGGACAAGGGCGACGCGCCGCTGAAGGAAACCCTGGCCGCCGCCATGATTGCTGCGAGCGGCTGGGACCCGCTGGGCGACCACCCGGTGCCGCTGTACGACCCCTGCTGCGGCAGCGGCACCATCGCCATCGAGGCCGCGCAGATCGCCTGCCGCATCCCGGCGGGCATGTTGCGCCGCTTTGCGTTCGAGAAGATGCTACCGTTCCAGACGCATGTCTGGAGTGCTATCAAAATCGAAGCTGAAAGCGCAATCCAGAAAAGCGCTGTGCCCCTATTTGGCAGTGATGTGGCCCACCGCATGGTCGATTTTGCGCAGCGCAATGCCGAGCGCGCCGGGGTGGCCGATGCGGTGCAGCTGCGCGGCGGCGATGCCCTGCAGCGCATGCCGCCCTGCGAGCAGCCCGGCGTGATGCTGCTCAACCCGCCCTATGGCGAGCGCATTGCCGCTGCTGGCACCGCCGGGCAGAACGCCAATGAGCGCGCGGCCGAGCGCGCCCTGGGCGCCAGTGTGGGCCGCGAAGCCGCGCACACCGACGATGGCGGCGAATTCTTCAGCCAGCTGGCCGCGCACTGGAAAAAGAACTATGCCGGCTGGCAGGCCTGGATGCTCACGCCCGACCTCAAGCTGCCCGGCAAGATGCGCCTCAAAGAGTCGCGCCGCGTGCCGATGTGGAACGGCCCCATCGAATGCCGCCTGTTCCGCTTCGACATGGTCAAGGGCTCGGTGCGTGCGCCGCGCGACGGCGCTGCACCCGCCACACCCAAGGCCCATGGCGGCTAA
- a CDS encoding putative toxin-antitoxin system toxin component, PIN family, with protein sequence MPLPERGAADAEARALVLDTNIVLDLLVFADAAVAPVRTLLDAQRLCWVATPAMRDELARVLAYPQIVPRLAFYGLTAGALLQSYEAQVRWVDVAPRVSAVCKDADDQHFIDLAVAHRAILLSKDKAVLCMQKRLLALGAQAATAIVFEASGCAEVSLGRTAAMRAAVQMT encoded by the coding sequence TTGCCGCTGCCCGAACGTGGCGCAGCCGATGCCGAGGCGCGCGCGCTGGTGCTCGATACCAACATCGTGCTCGACCTGCTGGTGTTTGCCGACGCGGCCGTGGCGCCTGTGCGCACGCTGCTCGACGCCCAGCGGCTGTGCTGGGTGGCTACGCCAGCCATGCGCGACGAACTCGCGCGCGTGCTGGCCTATCCGCAAATCGTGCCGCGGCTGGCGTTTTATGGGCTGACTGCCGGCGCGCTGCTGCAGTCCTACGAGGCCCAGGTGCGCTGGGTGGATGTGGCGCCGCGCGTGTCGGCCGTTTGCAAGGACGCCGACGACCAGCACTTCATCGACCTGGCCGTGGCCCACCGCGCCATCCTGCTCAGCAAGGACAAGGCGGTTCTTTGCATGCAAAAAAGGCTGCTGGCGCTGGGTGCGCAAGCGGCTACAGCTATTGTTTTTGAAGCAAGCGGGTGTGCCGAGGTTTCGCTGGGGCGCACGGCTGCCATGCGTGCTGCCGTGCAGATGACTTGA